Proteins found in one Lepeophtheirus salmonis chromosome 9, UVic_Lsal_1.4, whole genome shotgun sequence genomic segment:
- the LOC121124557 gene encoding uncharacterized protein, producing MKCFIIVALVLVGVTTSEVSKPSFLFQGSWLEMKERRSGTVEYLMKLGVSKANATAYSKGPITMQCIQLTEEGYKITGIQPSGTPYNASITWRKEGKRPYTSSGVEMKFDAEVLKDNATNYKLMRFNAYDKTSGSLVFFTQRSFTSEGYMNYSHTIAATKQTAYTLYQKQV from the exons ATGAAGTGTTTTATCATTGTAGCTCTTGTCTTGGTTGGAGTAACCACTTCTGAGGTTTCCAA GCCATCCTTTTTGTTTCAAGGATCATGGcttgaaatgaaagaaagacGAAGTGGTACAGTAGAGTATTTAATGAAGCTCGGTGTTAGCAAGGCAAATGCCACTGCATATAGCAAAGGTCCAATAACGATGCAATGTATTCAACTAACTGAAGAGGGTTACAAAATTACAGGAATAC AGCCCAGTGGTACTCCCTACAATGCCTCTATAACATGGagaaaggaaggaaaaaggCCATACACATCTTCAGGAgttgaaatgaaatttgatgCAGAGGTTTTGAAAGACAATGCTACAAATTATAAGCTAATGCGTTTCAATGCTTATGACAAAACATCAGGCTCTCTGGTTTTCTTCACTCAACGGTCCTTTACGAGTGAAGGGTACATGAATTATAGTCATACAATTGCTGCAACGAAGCAGACCGCTTACACTCTCTACCAAAAACAGGTGTAA